A region of Vicia villosa cultivar HV-30 ecotype Madison, WI unplaced genomic scaffold, Vvil1.0 ctg.001224F_1_1, whole genome shotgun sequence DNA encodes the following proteins:
- the LOC131634093 gene encoding BEL1-like homeodomain protein 1 → MATYFHNNSEIQGGSTDGLQTLIFMNPSGYINYSDAPPQQQQQNLIFLNSAAALTGNTSLQQQNLSQPPPQFVGVPLSAEHSVHAHHDVSALHGFPPRMQYNMWNAADPNSTAREGTRATQGLSLSLHAQGSGEDGRVSNGGQCSSVSGGVSGIQSVLLSSKYLKATQELLDEVVNVNGGIKVESAKKSFEKNKVVGESSTAVSGDGGSVGGGGDGNGKRSSELSTTERQEIQMKKAKLINMLDEVEQRYRQYHNQMQMVISSFEQVAGIGSARTYTALALQTISKQFRCLKDAITGQIRAANKSLGEDDSFGGKIEGSRLKYVDHHLRQQRAIQQLGMIHHNAWRPQRGLPERSVSVLRAWLFEHFLHPYPKDSDKHMLAKQTGLTRSQVSNWFINARVRLWKPMVEEMYTEEMKDQEANGSEENKSSKNTDEDPSMKTTTPQERVPTSETESKSFNSKQDLSVVPVSAQSTSPIGVNVRNNSGFSFTELDGITQASPKRTRNHEILHSPNQMKSNETENNEQISMKFGGDRQSRDGYCFMGNQTNFIAGFGQYPMEEIGRFDAEEFAPRFSGNNGVSLTLGLPHCDTLSGTHQSFIPNQNIQLGRRLEMNETNEFGAINNSNSHSSAAFESINMQNPKRFAAQLLPDFVA, encoded by the exons atGGCTACATACTTTCATAATAATTCAGAAATTCAAGGTGGTTCTACCGACGGACTACAAACACTGATATTTATGAACCCGTCGGGATACATCAATTACTCCGACGCGCCGCCGCAACAGCAGCAACAGAATCTGATTTTTCTCAATTCAGCCGCCGCGCTCACCGGAAACACTTCACTCCAGCAACAGAACCTATCTCAGCCGCCACCACAATTCGTCGGTGTTCCACTCTCGGCGGAACACTCTGTACACGCCCATCATGATGTCTCGGCCCTGCATGGCTTCCCTCCGCGCATGCAGTACAACATGTGGAACGCAGCTGACCCGAATTCCACGGCGCGTGAAGGCACACGCGCTACTCAGGGACTGTCTTTAAGCTTACACGCACAAGGTTCCGGCGAGGACGGCCGTGTTTCGAATGGTGGACAGTGTTCCTCTGTCTCTGGTGGGGTTTCCGGGATTCAGAGTGTGTTGTTGAGTTCTAAGTATTTGAAGGCTACACAGGAGTTACTTGACGAGGTTGTTAATGTTAATGGTGGGATTAAGGTTGAGAGTGCTAAGAAGAGTTTTGAGAAGAATAAGGTTGTTGGAGAATCTTCAACTGCGGTTAGTGGTGATGGTGGTTCtgttggtggtggtggtgatggaAATGGAAAACGTAGCTCTGAGTTATCAACTACTGAGAGACAAGAAATTCAGATGAAGAAAGCAAAGTTAATTAACATGCTTGATGAA GTGGAACAAAGATACAGACAATACCACAACCAAATGCAGATGGTGATATCCTCATTTGAGCAAGTAGCAGGGATTGGTTCTGCAAGAACATACACTGCACTTGCACTTCAAACGATTTCGAAGCAATTTCGGTGCTTAAAAGATGCAATCACAGGCCAAATTAGAGCAGCAAATAAGAGCTTAGGAGAAGATGATAGTTTTGGTGGCAAAATTGAAGGGTCAAGACTCAAATATGTTGATCATCATTTGAGACAGCAAAGAGCTATTCAACAATTGGGTATGATTCATCATAATGCTTGGAGACCTCAAAGAGGATTGCCTGAAAGATCGGTTTCGGTTCTTCGTGCGTGGCTTTTTGAGCACTTCCTTCACCC TTATCCAAAGGATTCAGACAAACATATGCTTGCAAAACAAACCGGACTTACTAGGAGCCAG GTATCGAATTGGTTCATAAATGCGCGAGTTCGTCTTTGGAAACCAATGGTGGAAGAAATGTACACCGAAGAGATGAAGGATCAAGAGGCAAATGGTTCTGAGGAAAACAAATCAAGCAAGAATACCGATGAAGATCCTTCGATGAAAACAACAACTCCACAAGAAAGAGTTCCAACTTCAGAAACAGAATCCAAAAGTTTCAATTCCAAACAAGACCTTTCTGTAGTTCCGGTTTCAGCACAATCAACATCACCAATTGGTGTCAATGTTAGAAACAATTCAGGATTCAGCTTCACCGAACTCGATGGAATAACTCAAGCAAGTCCAAAAAGAACAAGGAACCATGAGATTCTTCATTCTCCGAATCAAATGAAATCTAACGAGACAGAAAATAATGAACAAATTTCGATGAAATTTGGTGGTGACAGACAAAGTAGAGATGGTTATTGTTTCATGGGAAACCAAACTAATTTCATCGCCGGATTTGGTCAATACCCTATGGAGGAAATCGGAAGATTCGACGCAGAAGAATTCGCGCCGAGGTTTTCAGGTAATAATGGCGTTTCACTCACTCTTGGTTTGCCTCATTGTGACACATTATCAGGAACACATCAAAGTTTTATACCAAACCAAAACATTCAACTAGGAAGAAGGTTGGAAATGAATGAAACAAATGAGTTTGGTGCTATAAACAATTCAAATTCTCATTCTTCAGCTGCATTTGAGAGCATCAACATGCAGAATCCAAAGAGGTTCGCTGCACAATTGCTGCCCGATTTCGTGGCCTAA